In the genome of Candidatus Nanopelagicales bacterium, one region contains:
- a CDS encoding L,D-transpeptidase family protein — MRAPSPAHRWTRALAAATVVGLLLTAAPALADDAAPPVPTDPSVPLDPVNPGAPTDPTVPTDPTVPTDPTVPTDPTAPSQPAGPADPAVATGSVAALLDERTPRWSDQAVLVTGNARTKKRWVLVSRWDRQDDGTWMLDGEVARGHIGSNGWGKQRRGDRKTPVGVFTLTAAGGYLPAPAGTRIQYDHRPWRYYKTTRFADYVVRINYNVPKSHWGDRPTTDATIKWNRGSGIWLHVDSTTGRATAGCVSQPREDMAATLSWLDPADRPVIVLEPGAYRVKPR; from the coding sequence ATGCGTGCCCCTTCCCCCGCGCACCGCTGGACCCGTGCCCTGGCCGCCGCGACCGTCGTCGGGCTGCTGCTGACCGCCGCCCCGGCCCTCGCGGACGACGCCGCCCCTCCGGTCCCGACCGACCCGTCGGTCCCCCTCGACCCGGTCAACCCCGGCGCGCCGACCGACCCGACGGTCCCCACAGACCCGACCGTGCCGACGGACCCGACCGTGCCCACCGACCCGACGGCCCCGAGCCAGCCCGCCGGGCCGGCCGACCCCGCCGTCGCGACCGGCTCGGTGGCCGCGCTGCTGGACGAGCGGACCCCCCGCTGGTCGGACCAGGCGGTGCTGGTGACCGGCAACGCCCGCACGAAGAAGCGCTGGGTCCTGGTCTCCCGCTGGGACCGGCAGGACGACGGGACCTGGATGCTGGACGGCGAGGTGGCCCGCGGGCACATCGGCTCCAACGGCTGGGGCAAGCAGCGCCGGGGCGACCGCAAGACACCCGTGGGCGTGTTCACCCTCACCGCGGCCGGCGGCTACCTGCCCGCGCCCGCCGGGACCCGGATCCAGTACGACCACCGGCCCTGGCGCTACTACAAGACGACCCGGTTCGCCGACTACGTCGTACGGATCAACTACAACGTGCCCAAGAGCCACTGGGGCGACCGACCGACGACCGACGCCACGATCAAGTGGAACCGCGGCAGCGGCATCTGGCTGCACGTGGACTCGACCACCGGGCGCGCCACCGCCGGGTGCGTGTCGCAGCCGCGCGAGGACATGGCCGCGACGTTGTCCTGGCTGGACCCGGCGGACCGGCCGGTGATCGTGCTCGAGCCCGGCGCCTACCGGGTCAAGCCGCGCTAG
- a CDS encoding vitamin K epoxide reductase family protein, whose protein sequence is MATEVEARSEAPGGAPSEQGRGWWALVLGAAVAGVTFTGIQIVEKTAILTDPTTSLLCDVNSVMSCSGVLNAWQSSVLGPPNALVGAVMFSILASAGLGGVLGARPSRAYLAVLWGLAVFFLSFASWFMQQTAFAIGYLCLWCTGIVTAVVLICAALTRLADRAGAFGSGGFGRGVGVLVRSGTDLIVWAGWWLAIAALLVIGLST, encoded by the coding sequence ATGGCGACTGAGGTCGAGGCCCGCTCCGAGGCCCCCGGCGGGGCCCCATCGGAGCAGGGCCGCGGGTGGTGGGCGCTGGTCCTGGGCGCCGCTGTGGCCGGGGTCACGTTCACCGGCATCCAGATCGTGGAGAAGACCGCGATCCTCACGGACCCGACGACGTCGCTGTTGTGCGACGTCAACTCGGTGATGTCGTGCTCCGGCGTGCTCAACGCCTGGCAGTCCTCGGTGCTCGGGCCGCCGAACGCGCTCGTCGGCGCGGTGATGTTCAGCATCCTCGCGTCCGCCGGTCTGGGCGGGGTGCTGGGCGCCCGGCCGAGCCGGGCCTACCTGGCGGTGCTGTGGGGCCTGGCCGTCTTCTTCCTGTCCTTCGCCTCCTGGTTCATGCAGCAGACCGCGTTCGCGATCGGCTACCTGTGCCTGTGGTGCACGGGGATCGTGACCGCGGTCGTGCTGATCTGCGCCGCCCTCACGCGGCTGGCGGACCGGGCCGGGGCGTTCGGTTCTGGCGGCTTCGGTCGCGGGGTCGGCGTGCTGGTGCGCTCCGGCACCGACCTCATCGTCTGGGCGGGCTGGTGGCTGGCGATCGCGGCCCTGCTGGTGATCGGCCTGTCCACGTAG
- a CDS encoding VOC family protein yields MHAAVTRVQLNLDCLDPDRQQAFWCDALGYRASGSLGPYRALTDPEGRGPDLVLQQVPDAKRDKIRMHLDLYVAPPDLAPERDRLLALGATLAPEGWFELGEERWQVMRDPEGNEFCLCTRGA; encoded by the coding sequence GTGCACGCCGCCGTCACCCGCGTCCAGCTCAACCTCGACTGCCTCGACCCGGACCGCCAGCAGGCCTTCTGGTGTGACGCCCTGGGCTACCGCGCGTCGGGGTCGCTGGGGCCGTACCGCGCGCTGACGGACCCCGAGGGACGTGGGCCGGACCTGGTGCTGCAGCAGGTTCCCGACGCCAAGCGCGACAAGATCCGGATGCACCTGGACCTGTACGTCGCGCCGCCGGACCTGGCCCCCGAGCGGGACCGGCTGCTGGCCCTGGGTGCCACGCTCGCGCCGGAGGGGTGGTTCGAGCTCGGCGAGGAGCGGTGGCAGGTGATGCGCGACCCGGAGGGCAACGAGTTCTGCCTGTGCACCCGCGGCGCCTGA
- a CDS encoding amidohydrolase — protein sequence MTGLVADLLLTDADVLTMAPPGSGLPARARCIAVLDGRVVHVGADAAGAGVTARRTVPLGGSFVLPGFHDAHNHMAWFGRGLGELDLSTPPVRTLDDLAAMVAAGAAAAGPDDWVVGNGYDENKIGAHPDRDLLDRVAPGRRVMLMHTSGHMCVVSSPVLAELGLADAGRDVDGGTVVVDAAGRPTGLLQERAQELVRPLRFPESRAALVDAIARAGAVYARQGITSVVEAGVGGGWIGRSPAEVGAYQEARDRGLLPVRVELMVASDVLHRVPAHDEDGLDLGVDLGIRTGLGDDRLRLGPVKVFSDGSLIGHTAAMSQDYSDTPGSRGYLQGDREALVDTIVAAHRAGWRVATHAIGDAAIDLVLDAYERAQREHPRAGWGGRPGATVPRHRIEHFGVARPDQVRRTAELGVVPVPQGRFVGEIGDGMVRALGPERSEWAYRAASLLAAGIVLPASSDRPVVDGRPLLGVHDLVVRRTASGHLLAPDERLTAEQALRAYTYGSAHASYQEDRRGWIGPGALADLAVLSADPTSVEADAIPGIDVRATLVGGRATWDEGLGLPVADGDGGS from the coding sequence ATGACCGGCCTCGTCGCCGACCTGCTGCTCACCGACGCCGACGTCCTGACGATGGCGCCACCGGGCAGCGGGCTGCCGGCCCGGGCCCGGTGTATCGCCGTCCTCGACGGCCGGGTCGTGCACGTCGGGGCGGACGCCGCCGGCGCCGGCGTGACTGCGCGCCGCACCGTGCCGCTCGGCGGGTCGTTCGTGCTGCCGGGGTTCCACGACGCGCACAACCACATGGCCTGGTTCGGGCGCGGTCTCGGGGAGCTGGACCTGTCGACGCCGCCCGTGCGCACCCTCGACGACCTGGCGGCCATGGTCGCCGCAGGCGCTGCGGCCGCCGGACCGGACGACTGGGTCGTCGGCAACGGCTACGACGAGAACAAGATCGGCGCTCATCCCGACCGCGACCTGCTCGACCGGGTCGCGCCGGGGCGCCGGGTGATGCTGATGCACACCTCGGGGCACATGTGCGTGGTGAGCAGCCCGGTCCTCGCGGAGCTGGGCCTGGCCGATGCCGGTCGCGACGTCGACGGCGGCACCGTGGTCGTGGACGCCGCCGGGCGTCCGACCGGCCTGCTCCAGGAGCGCGCCCAGGAGCTGGTCCGCCCGCTGCGGTTCCCGGAGTCGAGGGCCGCTCTCGTCGACGCCATCGCCCGCGCGGGCGCGGTGTACGCCCGGCAGGGCATCACCAGCGTGGTCGAGGCGGGCGTCGGCGGCGGCTGGATCGGCCGGTCCCCGGCGGAGGTGGGCGCCTACCAGGAGGCACGCGACCGCGGCTTGCTCCCCGTACGTGTGGAGCTCATGGTCGCCTCCGACGTGCTGCACCGCGTGCCGGCGCACGACGAGGACGGGCTCGACCTCGGGGTGGACCTGGGCATCCGGACCGGGCTCGGTGACGACCGGCTGCGGCTGGGCCCGGTCAAGGTGTTCTCCGACGGGTCCCTGATCGGTCACACCGCGGCGATGTCCCAGGACTACTCCGACACCCCGGGGTCCCGCGGTTACCTCCAGGGCGACCGCGAGGCCCTCGTCGACACCATCGTCGCCGCGCACCGCGCCGGCTGGCGGGTCGCGACCCACGCCATCGGCGACGCGGCGATCGACCTGGTGCTGGACGCGTACGAGCGGGCCCAGCGCGAGCACCCGCGCGCGGGCTGGGGCGGACGACCGGGCGCCACCGTGCCGCGGCATCGGATCGAGCACTTCGGCGTGGCCCGGCCGGACCAGGTGCGACGCACCGCCGAGCTCGGTGTCGTGCCCGTACCGCAGGGCCGGTTCGTCGGCGAGATCGGCGACGGGATGGTGCGTGCGCTGGGTCCGGAGCGATCGGAGTGGGCGTACCGCGCCGCGTCCCTGCTGGCAGCCGGGATCGTGCTGCCGGCGTCGTCGGACCGGCCCGTCGTCGACGGCCGGCCGCTCCTCGGAGTGCACGACCTGGTGGTGCGTCGCACCGCCTCCGGGCACCTCCTCGCCCCGGACGAGCGGCTGACCGCGGAGCAGGCGCTGCGGGCGTACACCTACGGCTCGGCCCACGCGTCGTACCAGGAGGACCGCCGCGGGTGGATCGGACCGGGTGCGCTGGCCGACCTGGCCGTCCTGTCGGCCGACCCGACGTCGGTCGAGGCGGACGCGATCCCGGGGATCGACGTGCGCGCCACCCTGGTCGGCGGGCGGGCCACCTGGGACGAGGGTCTCGGCCTGCCGGTGGCCGACGGGGACGGCGGGTCGTGA
- a CDS encoding GNAT family N-acetyltransferase, giving the protein MRYDLLGPAAQDAVRRVYEAVFPLALRAPWPDLVGGHPREELLVLLDEHPVEGYRDPIGLALVRHLGQTTMTFLRYFAIDSARHSRGHGSALWRALTHHLRDAGRTLLLFDVEDPAAAAPGHHREDERRIAFYRRHGAELAPVTGYAPPDHGSAGTEPALLLMTADLVRPGRAVEGTSLAAAVVAVYEHRYGLRPDHPTVVATLERSGLSG; this is encoded by the coding sequence GTGCGCTACGACCTGCTCGGGCCCGCGGCGCAGGACGCGGTCCGGCGCGTGTACGAGGCCGTGTTCCCGCTGGCGCTGCGCGCCCCGTGGCCGGACCTGGTCGGGGGCCATCCGCGCGAGGAGCTGCTGGTGCTGCTGGACGAGCACCCGGTCGAGGGCTACCGCGACCCGATCGGGCTGGCGCTGGTGCGGCACCTGGGCCAGACCACGATGACGTTCCTGCGGTACTTCGCGATCGACTCGGCCCGGCACTCCCGTGGGCACGGCTCCGCGCTGTGGCGCGCCCTGACCCACCACCTGCGCGACGCCGGGCGCACCCTGCTGCTGTTCGACGTGGAGGACCCGGCAGCCGCGGCCCCCGGTCACCACCGCGAGGACGAGCGGCGGATCGCGTTCTACCGCCGGCACGGGGCCGAACTGGCGCCGGTCACCGGGTATGCGCCGCCAGACCACGGTTCGGCGGGCACCGAGCCCGCGCTGCTGCTGATGACGGCGGACCTGGTCCGCCCCGGTCGTGCGGTTGAGGGCACGTCCCTGGCGGCCGCGGTGGTCGCGGTGTACGAGCACCGCTACGGGCTGCGGCCGGACCACCCGACCGTCGTCGCGACGCTCGAGCGGTCGGGTCTGTCAGGCTGA
- a CDS encoding class I SAM-dependent methyltransferase: MTSRTDPAAAGARPGPTAEHRHQAAHWEGVHAGKAGDDVSWWQPQEGVWSDLWSDLPLAADDPVIDVGAGSSTVVECLLDAGCSDVTVLDLSASALHRMRERLGPRAEHVHEIVGDVRHLHGDGRYRLWHDRAVLHFLTDPADVDLYRESLLSALAPGGYAVVAAFAPDGPETCSGLPVHRYDADALLAVLGPQFALVRADRRLHVTPWRAEQPFTVVVARRRDVD, encoded by the coding sequence GTGACCAGCCGGACCGACCCCGCCGCCGCGGGCGCGCGGCCCGGCCCGACGGCCGAGCACCGCCACCAGGCCGCCCACTGGGAAGGCGTGCACGCGGGGAAGGCCGGCGACGACGTCTCCTGGTGGCAGCCGCAGGAGGGGGTCTGGTCCGACCTGTGGTCGGACCTCCCGCTGGCGGCGGACGACCCCGTGATCGACGTGGGCGCGGGATCGTCCACGGTCGTGGAGTGCCTGCTCGACGCCGGGTGCAGCGACGTGACGGTCCTCGACCTGTCGGCATCCGCCCTGCACCGGATGCGCGAACGCCTCGGTCCGAGGGCCGAGCACGTCCACGAGATCGTGGGCGACGTCCGCCACCTGCACGGCGACGGCCGCTACCGACTGTGGCACGACCGGGCCGTCCTGCACTTCCTGACCGACCCCGCCGACGTGGACCTCTACCGCGAGTCGCTGCTGTCCGCGCTGGCGCCGGGCGGGTACGCGGTCGTCGCCGCCTTCGCGCCGGACGGGCCGGAGACCTGCAGCGGCCTGCCGGTGCACCGGTACGACGCCGACGCCCTGCTCGCGGTGCTCGGCCCGCAGTTCGCACTGGTCCGCGCCGACCGGCGGCTGCACGTGACCCCGTGGCGCGCGGAGCAGCCGTTCACCGTCGTGGTCGCCCGGCGCCGGGACGTCGACTGA
- a CDS encoding enoyl-CoA hydratase/isomerase family protein, which translates to MDADCVTYARDGDVALIHLDRPERLNAVVPALVDGLLAAFGAASADGVGAVVLAGRGRAFCAGYDLKEPEPRDGLDAARSRVERIQDVTRLMRAFPGAVVAAVHGYALGAGAEFAFGCDLVVATRDAQFGFPEVGVGLSVTGAISRLLPLTVGPARAKELLLLGKRFGAETAREWGLVNRVVPVGEHETVALDLARIAAARPRIALGLAKSALDAGIDATVEGAMLREVDDALRTLAEDESDAAASAFRAGRDG; encoded by the coding sequence ATGGACGCCGACTGCGTGACCTACGCCCGCGACGGTGACGTCGCGCTCATCCACCTGGACCGACCGGAGCGGCTCAACGCCGTGGTGCCGGCCCTGGTCGACGGGCTGCTGGCCGCCTTCGGCGCGGCCTCGGCGGACGGTGTCGGCGCGGTCGTGCTGGCGGGGCGGGGCCGTGCCTTCTGCGCCGGGTACGACCTCAAGGAGCCCGAACCCCGTGACGGCCTCGACGCCGCCCGCTCCCGGGTCGAGCGGATCCAGGACGTGACCCGCCTGATGCGCGCGTTCCCGGGCGCCGTCGTCGCCGCCGTGCACGGCTACGCCCTCGGCGCGGGGGCGGAGTTCGCGTTCGGCTGCGACCTGGTGGTGGCCACGAGGGACGCGCAGTTCGGCTTCCCCGAGGTCGGGGTGGGGCTCAGCGTCACCGGCGCCATCTCCCGATTGCTGCCCCTCACTGTCGGGCCGGCCCGGGCCAAGGAGCTGCTCCTGCTCGGCAAGCGGTTCGGCGCGGAGACGGCGCGCGAGTGGGGCCTGGTCAACCGCGTGGTGCCGGTCGGGGAGCATGAGACGGTGGCGCTCGACCTGGCTCGGATCGCCGCCGCGCGTCCCCGGATCGCGCTGGGACTGGCGAAGTCCGCGCTGGACGCCGGCATCGACGCCACCGTCGAGGGCGCCATGCTGCGGGAGGTCGACGACGCACTGCGCACCCTCGCCGAGGACGAGTCGGACGCCGCGGCGTCGGCGTTCCGGGCCGGGCGGGACGGGTGA
- a CDS encoding GuaB1 family IMP dehydrogenase-related protein, whose protein sequence is MEFLPAHRPAYDLTYDDVFLVPRRSAVASRQDVDVATVDGSGATVPVIVANMTAVSGRRMAETVARRGAIAVIPQDIPEDVVGDVIAWVKSRHPVFETPVTLDPTDTVGEALALITKRSHGAAIVVDGGVPVGVVTERDCADVDRFTRVHRVMTADPLVLPESISPREAFDVLHEANRRLAPVVSVDDRLVGLVTRQGALRSALYRPAVDGDGRLRVAVALGINGDVAGRAEALLKHGADVLVVDTAHGHQDRMLDALSAVGSVRGSNPAKVVAGNVISAEGVSDLLEAGADIVKVGVGPGAMCTTRMQTGVGRPQFSAVLECAAQARDMGGHVWADGGIRHPRDVALALAAGASAVMVGSWFAGTLESPGDLKHDAEGRPFKESFGMASARAVSTRTLDDSPFDRARKALFEEGISSSRMYVDPARPGVEDLLDGIVSGLRSAFTYTGAATVPQFHDKAVVGLQSAAGYAEGRPLPTSW, encoded by the coding sequence GTGGAGTTCCTGCCGGCGCACCGCCCCGCGTACGACCTGACGTACGACGACGTCTTCCTGGTACCCCGCCGGTCGGCGGTCGCGTCACGCCAGGACGTCGACGTGGCGACCGTGGACGGCTCCGGCGCGACGGTCCCCGTGATCGTGGCCAACATGACCGCCGTGTCGGGCCGCCGGATGGCCGAGACCGTGGCGCGGCGGGGCGCGATCGCCGTGATTCCGCAGGACATCCCCGAGGACGTGGTCGGCGACGTCATCGCGTGGGTGAAGTCGCGGCACCCGGTGTTCGAGACCCCGGTGACCCTCGACCCCACGGACACCGTCGGGGAGGCGCTCGCGCTGATCACCAAGCGGTCGCACGGTGCCGCGATCGTGGTCGATGGCGGTGTCCCGGTCGGCGTCGTCACCGAGCGGGACTGCGCCGACGTGGACCGCTTCACACGCGTCCACCGGGTCATGACGGCCGACCCGCTGGTCCTGCCGGAGAGCATCAGCCCGCGCGAGGCGTTCGACGTGCTGCACGAGGCCAATCGACGGCTCGCCCCCGTCGTCTCCGTGGACGACCGGCTGGTCGGCCTGGTGACCCGGCAGGGTGCGCTGAGGTCGGCGCTGTACCGCCCCGCCGTGGACGGCGACGGGCGGCTGCGGGTCGCCGTCGCACTCGGCATCAACGGCGACGTGGCCGGCCGCGCCGAGGCCCTGCTCAAGCACGGCGCCGACGTGCTCGTCGTGGACACCGCGCACGGCCACCAGGACCGGATGCTCGACGCGCTGTCCGCGGTCGGGTCCGTCCGGGGCTCGAACCCGGCCAAGGTCGTGGCCGGCAACGTCATCAGCGCGGAGGGCGTGAGCGACCTGCTCGAGGCCGGCGCGGACATCGTCAAGGTGGGCGTGGGTCCCGGCGCGATGTGCACGACCCGGATGCAGACCGGCGTCGGCCGGCCGCAGTTCTCCGCGGTGCTGGAGTGTGCCGCGCAGGCGCGCGACATGGGCGGGCACGTCTGGGCGGACGGCGGCATCCGGCACCCGCGCGACGTGGCGCTCGCGCTGGCGGCCGGGGCCAGCGCGGTGATGGTCGGGTCGTGGTTCGCCGGGACGCTGGAGTCCCCCGGCGACCTCAAGCACGACGCCGAGGGCCGCCCCTTCAAGGAGTCCTTCGGGATGGCGTCGGCGCGTGCGGTCAGCACGCGCACGCTGGACGACTCCCCGTTCGACCGGGCCCGCAAGGCGCTGTTCGAGGAGGGGATCTCGTCCTCGCGGATGTACGTCGACCCGGCGCGGCCCGGGGTGGAGGACCTGCTGGACGGGATTGTGAGCGGGCTGCGCTCTGCCTTCACCTACACCGGCGCGGCCACGGTGCCGCAGTTCCACGACAAGGCGGTCGTCGGGCTGCAGTCGGCCGCCGGATACGCCGAGGGCCGGCCGCTGCCGACGTCCTGGTGA
- a CDS encoding thioesterase family protein, translating to MNAGGGPARTDGVTPVVCFSYECPVWFDDMDALGTVHHGRFPYLAERAQSALFESLGYGWTDVRDRHEDICYVVREVRVGYHAPVTTPGDVRVDLSVEHVGTTSAVWGFRCSTVDPDTGRETLHASGERVVVKVDPDTLRPRPWTDAFRALLARLRAGQPPSERTAP from the coding sequence GTGAACGCAGGTGGTGGACCGGCGCGGACCGACGGCGTGACACCGGTGGTGTGCTTCTCGTACGAGTGCCCGGTGTGGTTCGACGACATGGACGCGCTGGGCACGGTGCACCACGGGCGCTTCCCGTACCTGGCCGAGCGCGCCCAGTCGGCGCTGTTCGAGTCGCTGGGCTACGGCTGGACCGACGTCCGTGACCGGCACGAGGACATCTGCTACGTGGTGCGCGAGGTCCGGGTGGGCTACCACGCCCCGGTGACCACGCCCGGTGATGTCCGCGTCGACCTCTCCGTCGAGCATGTCGGCACCACCAGTGCCGTCTGGGGTTTCCGTTGCAGCACAGTAGATCCCGACACTGGCCGGGAGACGCTGCACGCCAGCGGCGAACGCGTCGTGGTCAAGGTCGACCCCGATACGCTGCGCCCCCGGCCATGGACGGATGCCTTCCGGGCACTGCTGGCGCGGCTGCGCGCCGGCCAGCCTCCCTCCGAGCGGACCGCGCCATGA
- a CDS encoding AMP-binding protein → MTAPLHAPLPGTLAVADVTDLVTALHRAAARWPHRPAWTFDPGDTVTFAEVESRSRALAAVLHARGIRAGDRVVVRLDNRIEFPLLWCALMRLGAVMVPMNPRYRADDAGHVVSASLAVAVVTSAGQADVLAGTAVPVHHVEDLVAATESVAAGTDVPGDHVAVPEGTASLQFTSGTTGRPKGCVLSHRYWTELGTGMALEFPYLGEDDVLLTAQAFSYLDPQWNVVAAMLAGAHLVVLDGFHPSTFWSHVREHEVTYFYCLAAMPVLLLAMPPDPQDREHRVRAVQCSAIPPARHAELEQRWGVPWYEAFGMTETGGDLRVTDEDHDELVGTGCLGGPTRHREVRIVSAEDGRPVPRGEHGEIVLRGLGLMDGYDGDEAATAEAFRGGWFHTGDLGRMDDRGRVYLVGRLKDMVRRGGENVAAREVEDVLNHLPDVRLSAVVAVPDEIRGEEVKAHLELESEPATDAELAALLESVAGECERRLARFKVPRYWEVHPTLPRTASERVAKTEITSVPGRTWDRVEERWV, encoded by the coding sequence GTGACGGCGCCCCTCCACGCACCGCTGCCGGGCACGCTCGCGGTCGCCGACGTGACCGACCTGGTGACGGCGCTGCACCGCGCGGCCGCACGGTGGCCGCACCGGCCGGCATGGACGTTCGACCCGGGGGACACGGTCACCTTCGCGGAGGTGGAGTCCCGCTCGAGGGCCCTGGCCGCGGTGCTGCACGCGCGCGGGATCCGGGCCGGCGACCGGGTCGTGGTGCGGCTGGACAACCGGATCGAGTTCCCGCTGCTGTGGTGCGCCCTGATGCGCCTGGGCGCGGTCATGGTGCCGATGAACCCCCGCTACCGCGCCGACGACGCGGGGCACGTGGTGTCGGCGTCGCTCGCGGTCGCGGTGGTGACCAGCGCCGGACAGGCCGACGTGCTTGCTGGCACGGCGGTACCGGTCCACCACGTCGAGGACCTGGTCGCTGCGACTGAGTCGGTGGCGGCCGGGACGGACGTCCCCGGGGACCACGTCGCGGTGCCCGAGGGCACCGCGAGCCTGCAGTTCACCTCCGGCACCACCGGCCGGCCCAAGGGCTGCGTGCTGTCCCACCGGTACTGGACCGAGCTCGGCACCGGCATGGCGCTGGAGTTCCCGTACCTCGGCGAGGACGACGTCCTGCTCACCGCGCAGGCGTTCTCCTACCTCGACCCGCAGTGGAACGTGGTGGCGGCGATGCTCGCCGGAGCCCACCTGGTGGTCCTGGACGGCTTCCACCCGTCGACCTTCTGGTCCCACGTCCGGGAGCACGAGGTCACGTACTTCTACTGCCTGGCGGCCATGCCGGTGCTCCTGCTGGCGATGCCGCCGGACCCCCAGGACCGCGAGCACCGGGTCCGCGCGGTGCAGTGCTCGGCCATCCCGCCGGCCCGGCACGCCGAGCTCGAGCAGCGCTGGGGGGTGCCCTGGTACGAGGCGTTCGGGATGACCGAGACCGGTGGCGACCTGCGCGTGACCGACGAGGACCACGACGAGCTCGTCGGCACCGGGTGCCTCGGCGGCCCGACCCGGCACCGCGAGGTGCGCATCGTCTCGGCCGAGGACGGGCGGCCGGTGCCGCGCGGCGAGCACGGCGAGATCGTGCTGCGCGGGCTGGGCCTGATGGACGGCTACGACGGTGACGAGGCCGCGACGGCCGAGGCCTTCCGCGGCGGGTGGTTCCACACCGGCGACCTCGGCCGGATGGACGATCGTGGCCGCGTCTACCTGGTCGGCCGGCTGAAGGACATGGTCCGCCGCGGCGGCGAGAACGTGGCCGCCCGCGAGGTGGAGGACGTGCTCAACCACCTGCCGGACGTACGGCTGTCGGCGGTGGTCGCCGTTCCGGACGAGATCCGCGGCGAGGAGGTCAAGGCGCACCTGGAGCTGGAGTCCGAGCCGGCGACGGACGCTGAGCTCGCCGCACTGCTGGAGTCGGTGGCCGGGGAGTGCGAGCGGCGGCTGGCGCGGTTCAAGGTGCCGCGCTACTGGGAGGTGCACCCCACGCTGCCGCGGACGGCGTCGGAGCGGGTGGCGAAGACCGAGATCACCAGCGTGCCCGGCCGCACGTGGGACCGGGTCGAGGAGCGGTGGGTGTGA
- a CDS encoding M20/M25/M40 family metallo-hydrolase, whose product MLDQRLRDEVVELTRALIRIDTSNLPGNETPAAELVRDVLQDAGVDVELVARDPARANVVARIPGTGDGPSLGFVGHLDVVPADARDWTHPPFEAVVDDDGFLYGRGAIDMKNEVAARVVAMAELARSGFRPRGDLVLAMVSDEEDGRAHVGMHWLVGAMPEIRTDLAVNEGGGNRLTLSDGREMYGISLGEKGTYPVRVTARGEAGHASTPTRGDNAVVLLGRLLDRIGSGLPVDAGATRWSRPFFEELLGADVDLEHDVPGALAAVAALSPSLAHVAPALLGTTMAPTGLSAGVRLNVMPPRASMDLDCRVLPDVTAEQVEADLRRRLGEDVGYDLEWLDDFIAGSASWPDDTLWSATRDWLATVDPAGRLLPMVSPGFTDSAFLRDRLGVQAVGFSPTLVTPYDVVEAGIHNRDERIHVDDLAHSVDFHLHLARSVLGPQEPVPSGH is encoded by the coding sequence GTGCTGGACCAGCGGCTGCGCGACGAGGTCGTCGAGCTCACCCGCGCGCTGATCCGGATCGACACCAGCAACCTGCCGGGGAACGAGACCCCGGCGGCAGAGCTGGTCCGGGACGTCCTGCAGGACGCCGGGGTGGACGTCGAGCTGGTCGCGCGCGACCCCGCCCGGGCCAACGTGGTCGCTCGCATCCCCGGGACCGGCGACGGGCCCTCGCTGGGTTTTGTCGGCCACCTGGACGTCGTGCCCGCGGACGCGCGCGACTGGACCCACCCGCCGTTCGAGGCGGTCGTCGACGACGACGGCTTCCTGTACGGCCGCGGCGCGATCGACATGAAGAACGAGGTCGCGGCCCGCGTCGTCGCGATGGCCGAGCTGGCCCGCAGCGGGTTCCGGCCCCGCGGCGACCTGGTCCTGGCGATGGTGTCCGACGAGGAGGACGGCCGCGCCCACGTCGGGATGCACTGGCTCGTCGGCGCCATGCCCGAGATCCGCACCGACCTCGCGGTCAACGAGGGCGGCGGCAACCGGCTCACCCTGTCGGACGGCCGTGAGATGTACGGGATCTCGTTGGGGGAGAAGGGGACCTACCCGGTCCGGGTCACCGCCCGCGGTGAGGCCGGGCACGCATCGACGCCGACGCGCGGCGACAACGCGGTGGTGCTGCTGGGTCGGCTGCTGGACCGGATCGGCTCCGGGCTCCCGGTGGATGCCGGCGCGACCCGCTGGTCCCGCCCCTTCTTCGAGGAGCTGCTGGGCGCGGACGTGGATCTCGAGCACGACGTCCCCGGGGCCCTGGCCGCGGTGGCGGCGCTGAGCCCGTCGCTGGCCCACGTGGCTCCGGCGCTGCTCGGGACCACGATGGCCCCCACCGGGCTGTCCGCCGGCGTCCGGCTGAACGTGATGCCGCCCCGCGCCTCGATGGACCTCGACTGCCGGGTGCTGCCGGACGTCACGGCGGAGCAGGTGGAGGCCGACCTGCGGCGCCGTCTCGGCGAGGACGTCGGATACGACCTGGAGTGGCTGGACGACTTCATCGCCGGCAGCGCGTCGTGGCCGGACGACACGTTGTGGTCGGCCACCCGGGACTGGCTGGCCACGGTCGACCCGGCCGGCCGGCTGCTGCCCATGGTGAGCCCCGGGTTCACCGACAGCGCGTTCCTGCGCGACCGGCTGGGCGTGCAGGCGGTCGGTTTCTCCCCGACCCTGGTCACGCCGTACGACGTGGTCGAGGCCGGCATCCACAACCGGGACGAGCGGATCCACGTCGACGACCTGGCCCACTCGGTGGACTTCCACCTGCACCTGGCGCGCAGCGTCCTCGGCCCGCAGGAGCCGGTCCCGAGCGGCCATTGA